Proteins co-encoded in one Babylonia areolata isolate BAREFJ2019XMU chromosome 5, ASM4173473v1, whole genome shotgun sequence genomic window:
- the LOC143282348 gene encoding uncharacterized protein LOC143282348 yields MHMHTVLGLLLSMVTVVTRGKVERERKDSGRSKVLRALLLHDRNHDLMTKRGEGNTVNVPVHLECCPTETRPIQPRGGVSREGKLLELYRDKWTVQRLYQTTCHPAVVNRPCQLVDPQIQRFSRCVQKYSYAYAFVKDFNVSQHYRLDYVKVRSGCSCEVDFSLQETIEFR; encoded by the exons CTCCTGCTGTCCATGGTAACGGTGGTGACACGAGGcaaagtggagagagagcggaaggacAGCGGACGGAGCAAGGTGCTGAGAGCCCTTCTTCTGCACGACAG AAACCATGACCTCATGAccaagagaggggagggaaacacCGTCAACGTTCCGGTGCACTTAGAGTGCTGTCCCACTGAAACGCGCCCCATCCAGCCACGAGGTGGCGTGTCGCGGGAGGGGAAACTTCTGGAGCTGTACCGTGACAAGTGGACCGTGCAGCGGCTGTACCAGACTACCTGCCATCCTGCCGTCGTCAACAGACCGTGTCAGCTCGTTGATCCTCAGATCCAGCGGTTTTCTCGCTGTGTACAGAAGTATTCCTACGCGTACGCATTCGTCAAAGACTTCAATGTGTCACAGCATTATCGCCTGGACTATGTCAAGGTCCGCTCGGGATGTTCGTGTGAGGTGGACTTTTCCCTGCAAGAAACGATTGAGTTccgctaa